The genomic segment CGGGCGCGGCATCAGCATTCAGGCCTCTGCCGACGCCACCGCCGTGGACATCGCGAAGGCCTCCGCGCACGACGCCGAGCGCTGGCGCGAGTTCAGCGCGTTCGTCGTGCGGGCGCGCAGGGTCATCGAACCGCTGCTCAACGATGCGCCGCCCGACATCGGCGCCATCGGCAGTCTGCAGAGCGGCTCGCTGGGCACGCTGCTCAAGAGCGCCATGTCCTTCCAGCGCCTGGGCAAGCGCGAGATGGCGGAACTGCTGCGCGTCCCGCCCATGTGCGTGGCCGACTGGATGAACGAGTGGTTCGAGGGCGATCTCCTCAAGGCCGGCATGGCGCACGGCGCCGTCCTCGGCATGTGGGCGGGTCCCTGGTCGCCGGGCACGGCCGCCAATCTGCTCCTCGAGGCGTGCACGGCCGGACAGGCGGTGAAGGGGGGCGCGGGCGCGCTGGCGTTCTCGCTGGAACGCGCCGCGCGGCACCACGGCGTGGAGATTCGCACCGGCACGGCGGTGTCGTCGCTCGCGGTTTCCGGAACCACGGCGACCGGAGTGGTGCTCGCCTCCGGTGAGACGGTGGAAGCGGGTGCCGTTGCGGCCTCGTGCGATCCGCGCACGCTGTTCCTGAGCCTGGTGGCCGCGGGGACGCTGCCGTTGCGCTTCGAGCGCCGCGTGGGCGTGGTGCGCGCGCGCGGAACCACCGCCAAGGTGCACCTGGCGCTCGACCGGCGCCTGGAGTTCGCCGCCCGTCCCGGCGAGCGCGTGTCGCGCGCCCGGACCGCGACGACGCTGGACGATCTCGAGCGCGCCTTCGACGCCGTCAAGTACGGCCGTGCGTCCGAGAACCCCGTGCTCGATATCAGCGTTCCCTCGGTGTCCAATCCGGAAATGGCCCCCGAAGGGCGCGACTCGGTTTCGCTGCTGGTTCATTTTGCGCCCCACGCCCTCGCGGGTGGATGGGACGACGGTGCCCGCGAACGCCTGGGGGACGCCGCCGTGGCCGCGCTGGAACGGGTTGCGCCCGGGGTGGGCGGGACGGTGGTGGCGCGCGAGGTGCTGACGCCGGTGGACATCGCCTCGCGGTACGGGGCCGACGGCGGGCACATTCACCACACCGAGCACGCGCTGGATCAACTGGCCATCCGCCCCACCATGGAGACCATGCGCTACGCCACGCCGCTTGCGAACCTCTACCTGTGCGGTTCGGGCTCGCACCCCGGCGGCGGCGTGACCTGTGCGCCCGGTGCGCTGGGAGCCGCCGCCATCCTGTCCCGCCGCTGACACCCCCGCCCGCCCGCCGCCGCAGTTTTCTGTGGACCGTCGCGGTTTTCCATTGAACGCGGGCTTCGCTGGTTGTATGAGTATGCGAAAATCAGCTTCTTGCTGTCGACGGCGCGCCTTACTTGGCGCGCCGCATGCGTATCGGCCCATGACGTTCGAGCGGCGCGGCATCCAGGCCGCGGGAGGGTAGTCGATGGCCAGTAAAATCATCGTGGCGCAGCCCACCGGGTTTGTTTCTCCGCGTCTGGAGGGGAAGCTGATTGCGGGCAAGGGTGGTCGGGGCGTGTTTGCGCGCGAACGGGTGCGCGCGGGGGAACTCCTGGTGGTGTGGGGTGGCGAAGTGGTCGACGGTGACACGCTGCGCTCGATGTCGGTGGATCGATTCCGGCTCGCGCTGCAGGTGGAGGAGGGGCTCTACCTTCTCACCACCCACGAAGGCCCGGCGGACTGGGTCAACCACTCGTGCGCGCCCAACGCCGGAATGCAGGGCCAGGTGGTGCTGGTTGCGATGCGGGACATCCGCGCGGGCGAAGAGATCACCTTCGACTATGCCATGAGCGACGGGTCCACCTACGACGAGTTCGAGTGCCGTTGCGGCGCCAGGACCTGCCGCGGCCGCATGAACGGCTCGGACTGGAGTCTTCCCGAACTGCAGGAACGCTACGCGGGCTACTTCTCACCCTACCTGCAGCGGCGCATCGACGCCGCCCGCGCCAACGGGGGCAAGGCGTCGGCGCGCAGGCTCGCGGCGGAACGGCGGGTCGGGGTCGTCACGCGCCGCAGCTAGACGCGGCTGCGCGACCGGGCCGCTGACGCCCGGCGGTCCCCTGTGTTAAGATCGTCGTGCCGCAATCGCCCGGGAGTGCCCGGGCCTTTCAAGTAATGGATACCCCCAGGAGGAACGATGCCGAAGACTCTTCAGACCGACACGTCAGGCGCGGTCGATCAGATCCTCGATCACTACCGCTCCGAGAACCCCGGCGTCCGGGCGAACATCTACCGCCTGTTGACCACCGGAAGGCTCGCGGGAACGGGCAAACTCGTCATTCTGCCGGTTGATCAGGGCTTCGAGCACGGTCCGGCGCGAAGCTTTGCGGTGAACCCCGCGGGCTACGATCCCGCCTACCACGCGCAGCTCGCGGTCGACGCCGGTTGCAATGCCTACGCGGCGCCCTATGGCTTCATCAGCCAGGTCGCGCACGAGTACGCCGGCAGGATTCCACTCATTTTGAAGATCAACAACCACGACGTCCTGTTCGACGAAAACGATCCGGCACCGGCCCAGACGGCGAGTGTTCGCGATGCGCTGCGCCTGGGTTGCGCTGCCATCGGCTTTACCATCTATCCCGGTTCGGCCCACTGGAAGGCCATGTACGAGAACCTGCGCGTGCTGGCCGAGGAAGCGCGGAACAACGGGCTCGCCGTGGTGGTGTGGTCGTACCCGCGCGGCTCGGGGCTGTCCAAGGATGGCGAAACCGGGATCGACGTGGTTGCCTATGCGGCCCAGATCGCGGCCCAGCTGGGCGCACACGTCATCAAGGTGAAGCTGCCCAGCGACCACCTGGAGCAGGATGCGGCCAAGAAGGTGTACCTGGCCGAGAAGGTTGCCATTGGAACGCTGGCCGATCGCGTGAAGCACGTCATGCAGGCGTCGTTTGCGGGCAAGCGTATTGTGGTGTTCTCGGGCGGCGGCAAGAAGGGCGAGGGTGCCGTGTTCGACGAGGCGCGCGCCATCCGCGATGGCGGGGGCAACGGCTCCATCATCGGACGCAACTCATTCCAGCGCCCGAAGGCGGAGGCCGTGAAGTTCCTGCACACCATCATGGACATCTACGCCGGCAAGATCGACTGACACCGCTGGCGGGACAATCCACAATGAGAAAGGGCCGGTTCGGTGAACCGGCCCTTTTGCTTTTCCAGACGGGTGAGGGGGATGCTAGCGTCCCAGCGTCACTCCCACGTGAAAGCAGTAGCTCTCCAGATTGCCGCCGTTGTCCGGCTCGAGGAACTGCCACTTGAATTCTCCGAATACGCCGATCGGTCCGGGGAGCACGTTGAGCCCCGCCAGCGCGTACCAACCCCAGTCGTCCTTTATGTCGGCGTCGCCCGAGAAGAAGTAGTAGCCGAGGCCGAGGCCGGCGTACAGCGTGCCGAGCTTCACCTTGGCGGTGGCCTCGATGGGCGTGATGTTGAAGTCCGAATCGCTGAAGTTTATGTAGCTCACCCGCGTGTCCATGCTGATGATCGGCGTAAACGAGGAATCGAACTTCAAGCCGGCCCCGAAGCCGTCCTTGCTGGAGTCCTTTGGATTCCAGTAGGCGGCGTAGACGCCGATCGCCTGTGCGGCGGGCGCGACGACGGTGGCCGTGGCCGCGACGAGTACGAAAAATAGTGCAAGACGCTTCATGATGCCCTCCTGGTGGCCGCCCGGAACGGGCGACCGTGGCACAGGATGTGGGTGCCGCTCGCGGGGCGCAAGAGATTTTTCTTTCGTGGGAGTGGCGCGCATGGAACAATGGACACCTTCCCAGCCCTTCACGAGGAGGGGGCTCGTCATGTCCGTCGCCGAAATCTATCGACGAAACTTCCTGTCGCTCCTGCTCACGGTCGTGAGCGTTGCGTTCATCATCATGTTGCGGCGTTTCCTGGTGCCGCTGGTGCTCGCGGCCATTTTCGCCGCGCTGGTGAACCCCATGTACAAGTGGCTGGAGCGGGCATTTCGCGGGCGCAGGGCGCTCGCCTCCATCACCACCATCCTGATCGTGTTCCTGCTGGTGGTGGTGCCACTCACCTTCTTTGCCGGCGTCCTGGTGTCCGAGGCCGTGCAGGTGAGCAACAGTGCGGTGCCGTGGATCCAGAAGCAGCTTCACAGCCCGGACGAGTTCATGCAGAAGCTGCACGCGCTGCCCTTTGCGGAGAGGCTCGTGCCGTACCAGAGCCAGATACTGCAGCGTCTCGCGGAGGCCGTGCGGACCATCGGTTCCTTCATGGTGGACCGACTCTCGGACGCAACCCGGGGGACGATTGTCTTCTTCTTCAACGTGGCGATCCTCCTCTACGCGATGTTCTTCTTTCTCATGGATGGCCGGAGCTATCTGGACGGCATCACGAGATCGCTGCCACTTTCGCCCCGCGAAAGCGCGCGTATCGTGGATCAGTTCGTTTCGGTGACGCGCGCCGCGCTTACCAGCACGGTGGTCATCGGGGTCATCCAGGGCACGTTGGGGGGAATTGCACTGGGCATCATGGGGGTTCCCGGGGCCGTGTTCTGGGGTACCCTGATGGCGGTACTCTCCATGATCCCCGGGCTGGGAACCGCCATCGTGTGGGTGCCGGTGTGCATCTACCTGTTTGCCACCGGGCGCCCCGGTGTGAGCATCGGGCTGGCGGTCTATTTTGCGCTGGTGGTGGGGTCGGTGGACAACCTGCTGCGGCCGCGCCTGGTGGGCAAGGGAACCCAGATGCCCGACCTGCTCGTACTACTGTCAACGCTGGGTGGTCTCATGATGTTCGGGGCGGTGGGTTTCATCCTGGGCCCGGTGCTGGCCGCCCTGTTCGTTACCACATGGAACATCTTCAACGCATTCGTCCAGGAGTCCAGGGAGAGCGCGTGAAGCGCCCCGCACCCGGGGTGGCTTCACTGGAAAGGAAGCGGATATGAATTTCATCAAGACAGTGATCGCGGTGCTCGTGGCCCAGCTCCTGCTGGGCGTGACCCTCTTCTTCGGACTCGTGCTGATCACGGCGCTGTTCACCGCGGACGAGGGTGTCAAGGTGGCGGATGGCTCGTGGCTGGAACTGGACATCTACGGACAGATTCCCACCTACGATCCGCCGGAGTCGATTGCGTCGTCCATCATCGACACGGATCAGGAGACCCTCACCCGGTTGCTTACCAACATGGAGAAGGCCGCCGCCGACAAGCGCATCGAGGGCGTGATCATGAAGGTGTCGAGTTCCAACTCGCTCGGGCTGGCGTCCATGGACGAACTGCGCGAAGCGGTGGGCCGCGTGCGCGCGGCGGGCAAGCCGGTGATCGCGTACTCCGACGGCCTCGACCGCAACACGCTCTACCTGGCATCGGCGTGCGACTCCATCTTCATGCCCGACGTGTCCGACCTGGTCTTCACCGGCTACGGATACGTGGACATGTTCGCCAAAGGGGCGCTCGACAAGCTCGACGTGCACCAGAATCTCCACAAGATCCGCGACTACAAGACCGCGGCGGAAATGCTGCAGCGCGACTCCATGTCGCCCGAAGCCAGGGAAATGGCCAACTGGCTGATCGACGAGGTGTGGGACGTGGAGCTGGGCGCGATCTCCCGCGATCGTGGCATCCCCATGGCCGAGATGCAGGGGCACATGGACCACGCGCTGTTTGACGCGCAGGAGGCGCTGGATGCCGGCTTCATCGACGGCATGCGCTACTGGGACGAACTGGAAGAGGACCTGGGCGGCGAGGACGGGCTG from the Candidatus Krumholzibacteriia bacterium genome contains:
- a CDS encoding NAD(P)/FAD-dependent oxidoreductase, which produces MARYDVIVIGAGHNGLTTACLLARAGRRVLVLERRDITGGMCASEEFHPGYRTPGLLHDTLQVRSGVVEALRLDQHGLDLVPPPAMLLAGPDGRGISIQASADATAVDIAKASAHDAERWREFSAFVVRARRVIEPLLNDAPPDIGAIGSLQSGSLGTLLKSAMSFQRLGKREMAELLRVPPMCVADWMNEWFEGDLLKAGMAHGAVLGMWAGPWSPGTAANLLLEACTAGQAVKGGAGALAFSLERAARHHGVEIRTGTAVSSLAVSGTTATGVVLASGETVEAGAVAASCDPRTLFLSLVAAGTLPLRFERRVGVVRARGTTAKVHLALDRRLEFAARPGERVSRARTATTLDDLERAFDAVKYGRASENPVLDISVPSVSNPEMAPEGRDSVSLLVHFAPHALAGGWDDGARERLGDAAVAALERVAPGVGGTVVAREVLTPVDIASRYGADGGHIHHTEHALDQLAIRPTMETMRYATPLANLYLCGSGSHPGGGVTCAPGALGAAAILSRR
- a CDS encoding SET domain-containing protein-lysine N-methyltransferase codes for the protein MASKIIVAQPTGFVSPRLEGKLIAGKGGRGVFARERVRAGELLVVWGGEVVDGDTLRSMSVDRFRLALQVEEGLYLLTTHEGPADWVNHSCAPNAGMQGQVVLVAMRDIRAGEEITFDYAMSDGSTYDEFECRCGARTCRGRMNGSDWSLPELQERYAGYFSPYLQRRIDAARANGGKASARRLAAERRVGVVTRRS
- a CDS encoding class I fructose-bisphosphate aldolase, encoding MPKTLQTDTSGAVDQILDHYRSENPGVRANIYRLLTTGRLAGTGKLVILPVDQGFEHGPARSFAVNPAGYDPAYHAQLAVDAGCNAYAAPYGFISQVAHEYAGRIPLILKINNHDVLFDENDPAPAQTASVRDALRLGCAAIGFTIYPGSAHWKAMYENLRVLAEEARNNGLAVVVWSYPRGSGLSKDGETGIDVVAYAAQIAAQLGAHVIKVKLPSDHLEQDAAKKVYLAEKVAIGTLADRVKHVMQASFAGKRIVVFSGGGKKGEGAVFDEARAIRDGGGNGSIIGRNSFQRPKAEAVKFLHTIMDIYAGKID
- a CDS encoding AI-2E family transporter, giving the protein MSVAEIYRRNFLSLLLTVVSVAFIIMLRRFLVPLVLAAIFAALVNPMYKWLERAFRGRRALASITTILIVFLLVVVPLTFFAGVLVSEAVQVSNSAVPWIQKQLHSPDEFMQKLHALPFAERLVPYQSQILQRLAEAVRTIGSFMVDRLSDATRGTIVFFFNVAILLYAMFFFLMDGRSYLDGITRSLPLSPRESARIVDQFVSVTRAALTSTVVIGVIQGTLGGIALGIMGVPGAVFWGTLMAVLSMIPGLGTAIVWVPVCIYLFATGRPGVSIGLAVYFALVVGSVDNLLRPRLVGKGTQMPDLLVLLSTLGGLMMFGAVGFILGPVLAALFVTTWNIFNAFVQESRESA